From the Fusobacterium ulcerans ATCC 49185 genome, the window ATTTTACTATAAATATCATAATTTTAGAGGTGAAAACATGACTGAATTTGAAAAGAAAGAGTTAGCTGAAAAATTTGATGTAAATACTTTAATAAATTATCTTGAAGATAATAATAACCTTGTTGTTAAATTTTTATTTAGTGAAAATGAGCATGATTTCCCATTAGAAATATTTGATATTCTTCTCAGAGAAGTTCAGCTTTTAAAAAAAGTATGTGATGATATGGAAGAATGGAAAGATTTAATAAAAGTATATACTAATAATATAATTTCTGTAAAAGAGGATATGAAGCTTTTTTATTATATTCAAAATGGAGAAATTAAAAGTATTCCTGTTTCAAATGAAATAAGAGAAAAGCTTGAAAATAAAGTTAGTCTTTGCATTGATGAAAATTTAATATAATAATATATAGAAAAAGAGATTGACCCTCAAAATTAAAATAAATTTTAGCATTTTCTAAATTTAGAAAGATATGTATAGCCTTTCTGCTGAAAAAGTCTTAAATTTTTAATTTTCCCATTAGTCAATCTCTTTTTAATTACAACTCTGCTTCTTTTATTTTCCCACTTAATTTTAAATGATTGGCAATATATACAAATGGTGTGTCAAATACTGCCACTATAAATTTCATACAATAAGTAGTAATGAATATTTCTATCAGCACCTCTCTTGGATATACACCCCAGAAAGCTATTAATGTAAAAATGCTGTTATCTATAAGCTGGCTTATCATTGTGCTCATATTATTTCTGATCCAGATATGCTTTCTTTCACTAAATTTCTTCCTCCACATCTCATACGCCCATATATCATGACTTTGAGATATCCAGTATGAAACAAGAGAAGCTATTGCTATTCTTGGCATAAAATCAAATATTCTTTTTACTCCATTAAAAGTAAGCAGTCCTTCTTCTACATTTGAAGGAGTAAA encodes:
- a CDS encoding queuosine precursor transporter, whose amino-acid sequence is MRNEFLWAIMLLVNFLAIIFAYSKFGKIGLYAWIPISTILANIQVVMLVDLFGFGTTLGNILYAGGFLVTDILAENYGKEHAKKAVKIGFFSLLVMTLIMQIAVAFTPSNVEEGLLTFNGVKRIFDFMPRIAIASLVSYWISQSHDIWAYEMWRKKFSERKHIWIRNNMSTMISQLIDNSIFTLIAFWGVYPREVLIEIFITTYCMKFIVAVFDTPFVYIANHLKLSGKIKEAEL